In Triticum urartu cultivar G1812 chromosome 6, Tu2.1, whole genome shotgun sequence, the following proteins share a genomic window:
- the LOC125517583 gene encoding L-aspartate oxidase, chloroplastic has product MARLMCGSAGFHVQGAHMQASRPSSLSFRTCAQLEISRLCAIPRSMGVKAVSASQQHIRHRFSSIRASALPCMQDDTTRYFDFVVIGSGVAGLRYALEVSKHGSVAIITKAEPHESNTNYAQGGVSAVLCPKDSVESHMQDTIVAGAYLCDEETVRIVCTEGPERVKELIAMGASFDHGEDGRLHLAREGGHSHNRIVHSADMTGKEIERALLQAVENDENISVFGHHFAIDLLTCQNNGEIFCYGVDSLDTKAQKVVRFISKVTLLASGGAGHIYPTTTNPPVATGDGIAMCHRAQAVISNMEFVQFHPTALSDEGLPIKPAKIRDNAFLVTEAVRGDGGILYNQSMERFMPLYDDRAELAPRDVVARSIDDQLKKRGEKYVLLDISHKPREKILAHFPNIAAECLRHGLDITQQPIPVVPAAHYMCGGVRAGLQGETSVKGLYVAGEVACTGLHGANRLASNSLLEALVFAQRAVQPSIDHMVDADADPCLAEKWARPMLSVSIKDNVLSDIIERTKKTRMELQSIMWEYVGIVRSTNRLKNAEWKIGDLESEWEEFLFRRGWKPATVGIEACEMRNLFCCAKLVVKSALARRESRGLHFTEDFPYLEESKRKPTVIFPTAIQELTWSSKPLQRQLQCK; this is encoded by the exons ATGGCCAGACTAATGTGCGGCTCTGCTGGCTTCCATGTGCAGGGGGCACACATGCAGGCGTCTCGCCCGTCTTCTCTGTCCTTCAGAACCTGCGCCCAGCTCGAGATCTCCAG ACTTTGCGCTATCCCTCGTTCCATGGGCGTGAAGGCTGTCAGTGCTTCCCAACAGCATATTAGGCACAGGTTCAGCTCCATCAGAGCCTCTGCCCTCCCATGCATGCAGGATGACACCACGAGGTACTTCGATTTCGTGGTCATCGGCAGTGGTGTCGCTGGCCTAAGGTATGCCCTGGAAGTCTCGAAGCACGGGTCTGTTGCTATCATCACCAAAGCAGAGCCTCATGAGAGCAACACCAACTATGCGCAAGGCGGCGTCAGTGCCGTTCTGTGCCCCAAGGATTCTGTTGAAAGCCATATGCAAGACACAATTGTTGCAGGGGCTTATCTCTGCGACGAGGAGACCGTCAGG ATAGTATGCACAGAAGGTCCTGAGCGTGTCAAGGAGCTAATAGCCATGGGTGCTTCATTTGACCATGGTGAAGATGGCAGGCTGCACCTTGCAAGGGAAGGTGGACATTCTCACAACAGAATCGTCCATTCTGCCGATATGACTGGAAAAGAGATTGAAAGAGCGCTGCTTCAAGCGGTTGAAAATGATGAGAACATATCTGTGTTCGGCCACCACTTCGCCATTGATCTGTTGACCTGTCAG AATAATGGTGAAATCTTTTGTTATGGAGTGGATTCATTGGACACCAAAGCTCAAAAG GTAGTCCGTTTCATCTCAAAAGTAACATTGCTTGCGTCCGGAGGAGCTGGCCATATATACCCCACAACAACCAATCCACCG GTGGCTACTGGGGATGGAATCGCAATGTGCCATCGCGCTCAGGCTGTGATATCCAATATGGA GTTTGTGCAATTCCATCCAACTGCACTATCAGACGAAGGCCTTCCAATAAAGCCAGCTAAAATAAGAGATAATGCATTTCTTGTAACAGAAGCAGTCAGAGGAGATGGAGGAATTCTTTACAACCAATCCATGGAGAGATTTATGCCTTTATACGACGACCGTGCCGAGTTGGCACCAAGGGATGTGGTTGCAAGAAGCATAGATGATCAACTGAAGAAACGTGGAGAGAAGTATGTTCTCTTGGACATCAGCCACAAGCCAAGGGAGAAAATTCTTGCTCATTTTCCAAACATTGCAGCTGAATGCCTGCGGCACGGTCTGGACATCACACAGCAGCCCATACCTGTCGTCCCTGCAGCTCATTACATGTGCGGTGGTGTTCGGGCTGGGTTGCAAGGGGAGACGAGTGTGAAAGGCTTGTATGTCGCTGGTGAGGTTGCTTGCACTGGATTGCACGGTGCTAATCGTCTTGCAAGCAACTCATTGCTGGAAGCATTGGTATTCGCTCAGAGAGCCGTGCAGCCCTCTATCGACCACATGGTGGATGCGGATGCTGACCCTTGTCTCGCGGAGAAATGGGCACGCCCTATGCTCTCTGTCTCCATTAAGGACAATGTACTGTCTGACATCATTGAGAGGACAAAGAAGACCAGGATGGAGCTGCAATCCATAATGTGGGAGTACGTCGGTATAGTGCGGTCGACGAACCGGCTGAAGAATGCAGAATGGAAGATTGGTGATCTAGAGTCAGAGTGGGAGGAATTCTTATTCAGGAGGGGCTGGAAGCCTGCCACAGTGGGGATCGAGGCCTGCGAAATGAGGAACCTCTTCTGCTGCGCAAAGCTGGTTGTGAAGAGCGCGCTTGCGAGGCGGGAGAGCCGTGGCCTGCACTTCACTGAGGACTTCCCTTACCTGGAGGAGAGCAAGAGGAAGCCTACAGTGATCTTCCCTACTGCTATCCAAGAGCTAACATGGAGTTCAAAGCCATTGCAGAGGCAGCTGCAGTGCAAATAG